A window of the Polaribacter sp. HaHaR_3_91 genome harbors these coding sequences:
- a CDS encoding TlpA disulfide reductase family protein encodes MKNTILSLSLLLGLVACSKKVPVDYAILTGEIENLDAQEITLIKLDQSFKKKIPVVNGVFSDTINANPGLYSLSVGKNNGTLYLNNGSRLNLIADAKDFNNSLKISGEDIETTNYLLYKKKTISERKGKGLHVYTLEEPDFKNKFKEIHQTLNTKLDTAQGISSEFKTLEKRNLNYEYLNELQRYAGGYHRQWANKKSYKPSEFFLAESEDMDLDNGVDFQFSSDYKEMVNRHYTKQVNALRRKDTVEYGLLGVTVYSSIPNQVIKNELIFKKAEYDLYQTKDFEKFYELFINASTNEENNAKITKIYNEFKKLDKGQPSPKFTNYEKHSGGTLSLGDLKGKYVYIDVWATWCIPCIKEIPDLKRIEKAYHGKNISFLSISVDKSKDHDKWKKMVVDKDLGGIQVIADNNFKSEFISDYIIKSIPRFILIDPNGVIVSQNAPKPSDPELMNLLNELDI; translated from the coding sequence ATGAAGAATACAATATTAAGTTTAAGCTTGCTTTTAGGTTTAGTTGCATGTTCAAAAAAAGTCCCTGTGGATTATGCAATACTAACAGGTGAAATTGAAAATCTTGATGCTCAAGAAATAACATTAATAAAACTAGATCAATCTTTTAAAAAGAAAATTCCTGTAGTAAATGGGGTTTTCTCAGATACCATTAACGCTAATCCAGGACTCTACTCTCTTAGCGTTGGTAAAAATAATGGAACATTGTATTTAAACAACGGAAGTCGTCTAAATCTTATAGCCGATGCTAAAGATTTTAATAATTCTCTTAAGATTTCTGGTGAAGATATAGAGACCACTAATTATTTGCTTTATAAGAAAAAAACGATTTCAGAGCGAAAAGGAAAAGGTCTGCATGTTTATACGTTGGAAGAGCCTGATTTTAAAAATAAATTTAAAGAAATACACCAAACCTTAAATACTAAATTAGATACCGCCCAAGGCATTTCTTCAGAATTTAAAACTCTAGAAAAGCGCAACCTTAATTACGAATATTTAAATGAATTACAACGTTATGCTGGTGGTTATCACAGACAATGGGCTAATAAAAAAAGCTACAAACCTTCTGAATTTTTTTTAGCCGAATCAGAAGATATGGATTTGGATAATGGAGTTGATTTTCAATTTTCTAGTGACTATAAAGAGATGGTAAACCGTCATTACACTAAGCAAGTAAATGCTTTGCGTAGAAAGGATACAGTAGAATATGGATTATTAGGTGTAACGGTATATTCATCTATTCCAAACCAAGTTATTAAAAACGAACTTATTTTTAAAAAGGCAGAATACGATTTATATCAAACCAAAGATTTTGAAAAATTCTATGAACTTTTTATAAATGCATCAACAAATGAAGAAAACAATGCCAAAATTACCAAAATTTATAATGAATTTAAAAAATTAGATAAAGGACAACCATCTCCTAAATTCACAAATTACGAAAAGCATTCAGGAGGCACTTTGTCTTTAGGTGATCTTAAAGGAAAATACGTTTACATAGATGTTTGGGCAACCTGGTGTATACCTTGTATAAAAGAAATACCAGACTTAAAACGAATAGAAAAAGCATATCATGGTAAAAATATAAGCTTTTTGAGTATTTCTGTAGATAAATCTAAAGACCATGATAAGTGGAAAAAAATGGTGGTAGATAAAGACCTTGGTGGTATTCAAGTGATTGCAGATAATAACTTTAAATCAGAATTCATATCAGATTATATTATTAAATCTATTCCGCGTTTTATTTTGATAGATCCAAATGGTGTAATTGTTTCACAAAATGCGCCAAAACCATCAGATCCTGAATTAATGAATTTACTTAATGAATTAGATATTTAA
- a CDS encoding TlpA disulfide reductase family protein, with translation MKNILIFLLPLLLLLLFSCNQKPTYTINGVFKEGIGKKIVLSELSNLRILRIIDSVNVDANGKFTFTGDSFGEIKEARLSIVGTRFREDFIIEDTVINVNIQEKVITEKYTKYLFDLDRGKEDAIYAKLKSNYKKRRTVWGGATNRVVKANAAGELSNENLVKTRAKLDTDFIDETLNILSNYPDSYGTYFYIKNYMLRFDSLPFVEKAFNNLSERIKNSSEATVFKSEVEEIKRSYVGGTPHDFSIPSLDGGEVSLYQYRGKVLLIDCWATWCGPCIKAMPHIGEVYKKFHPKGLEVLGISYDRDENKWRNFLKKNEYVVWDQASSLKEWSCPSAKVFAVNTIPATILIDKNGVIVARDLKGEELEAKIKEILLVE, from the coding sequence ATGAAAAATATACTTATATTTTTATTACCATTATTATTATTATTATTATTTTCTTGCAATCAAAAACCAACTTATACTATTAACGGGGTTTTTAAAGAAGGTATAGGAAAAAAAATAGTATTGTCAGAGCTTTCTAATTTAAGAATCCTCAGAATAATAGATTCAGTTAATGTAGATGCGAATGGTAAATTTACTTTTACAGGAGATTCTTTTGGTGAAATTAAAGAAGCACGATTATCTATTGTAGGTACCCGATTTAGAGAAGACTTTATTATTGAAGATACTGTTATTAATGTAAATATTCAAGAAAAAGTTATTACAGAAAAATACACAAAATATCTTTTTGATCTAGATCGAGGAAAAGAAGATGCTATTTATGCCAAGCTAAAATCAAACTATAAAAAACGAAGAACTGTATGGGGAGGAGCAACTAATAGAGTAGTTAAAGCAAATGCAGCAGGAGAGCTTAGTAATGAAAATTTAGTAAAAACTCGTGCAAAATTAGATACAGATTTTATTGATGAAACTTTAAATATTTTAAGTAATTATCCAGACAGTTATGGTACTTATTTTTATATAAAAAATTATATGCTAAGGTTTGATTCATTACCTTTTGTTGAAAAAGCATTTAACAATTTGTCAGAACGTATCAAGAATTCAAGTGAAGCTACTGTATTTAAATCAGAAGTTGAAGAAATTAAAAGATCATATGTAGGAGGTACTCCTCATGATTTTTCAATACCATCTTTAGATGGAGGAGAGGTTAGTTTGTACCAATATAGAGGAAAAGTACTATTGATAGATTGTTGGGCTACTTGGTGTGGTCCTTGTATAAAGGCAATGCCACATATTGGTGAGGTGTATAAAAAATTTCATCCAAAAGGGCTCGAAGTTCTAGGGATTTCTTATGACAGAGACGAAAATAAATGGCGTAATTTTTTAAAGAAAAATGAATATGTTGTTTGGGATCAGGCTTCATCATTAAAAGAATGGAGTTGTCCTTCAGCAAAAGTATTTGCAGTAAATACAATACCAGCAACTATTTTAATTGATAAAAATGGAGTGATTGTAGCGAGAGATCTTAAAGGTGAAGAGCTTGAAGCAAAAATCAAAGAAATACTTCTGGTAGAGTAA
- a CDS encoding RagB/SusD family nutrient uptake outer membrane protein: protein MMKYINKIVLGFLIILNFNSCDSFLDVEPQGEYIPTTYEDYAFLLNNQSLINQFEIGYVNLFTDDLEKSSDEDITDEVGFDGSPVHAVNYYFFNPGPTYEIDQNDIYFTSAYSQIYTYDFIANNILEATDGSEEEKLALRAEALFGRAYNFFKLVNLYAKAYDPTTASTDYGVPLILEDNIYAEYGRNSVEEVHNQIINDLLEAIPYLNVTASSNFHPTKACGYFLLAKLYLFRGEFDNALNYANLAIENKGTFELQDLKNYVAIPGGWGARIFSLVTFRAMEDMVDVSENMYLKNSFDNFHGSVLASEELVAIFDKDLPSTSQDMRRELYFEDDYADFNTQYRIHFPGRTIFGAFVNRNAGILLPDLYLVLAETEARVGNKDKAMEYINYLRDFRIKNNVPLTASTNEEALIKVFEERRRELCFVSDFRFQDLKRLNKEGAFAKTVTHTFGGVEYTLPPNDPRYILPISNDVIQFNPDLPVYDR from the coding sequence ATGATGAAATATATTAATAAAATAGTATTAGGGTTCCTAATTATTTTGAATTTTAATTCTTGTGATAGTTTTCTAGATGTAGAACCACAAGGAGAATATATACCTACAACATATGAAGATTATGCGTTTTTATTGAATAATCAGTCTCTTATAAATCAATTTGAGATTGGTTATGTTAATTTATTTACAGATGATTTAGAAAAATCTTCAGATGAAGATATTACAGATGAGGTTGGTTTTGATGGTAGTCCAGTGCATGCAGTAAATTATTATTTTTTTAATCCTGGGCCTACTTATGAAATAGATCAAAATGATATTTATTTTACATCAGCTTATTCTCAAATTTATACGTATGATTTTATAGCAAATAATATATTGGAGGCTACAGATGGATCTGAAGAAGAAAAATTAGCTCTTAGGGCAGAAGCTTTATTTGGTAGAGCATATAATTTTTTTAAATTAGTAAATCTTTATGCAAAAGCGTATGATCCTACTACAGCTAGTACAGATTATGGTGTACCTTTAATTTTAGAAGATAATATTTATGCTGAGTATGGTAGAAACTCTGTAGAAGAGGTTCATAATCAAATAATTAATGATTTATTAGAAGCTATTCCTTATCTTAATGTAACAGCCTCTAGTAATTTTCATCCAACCAAAGCTTGTGGTTATTTTCTGTTAGCTAAACTATACTTATTTAGAGGGGAATTTGATAATGCACTTAATTATGCAAACTTAGCTATAGAAAATAAAGGAACTTTTGAATTACAAGATTTAAAAAATTATGTAGCTATTCCTGGAGGATGGGGAGCAAGGATTTTTAGTCTTGTAACATTTCGAGCAATGGAAGATATGGTAGATGTTTCAGAGAATATGTATCTCAAAAACTCATTTGATAATTTTCATGGTTCTGTTTTAGCATCAGAAGAATTAGTAGCTATTTTTGATAAAGATTTGCCAAGTACTTCACAAGATATGCGTAGAGAGTTGTATTTTGAAGATGATTATGCAGATTTTAATACTCAGTATAGAATTCATTTCCCTGGAAGAACAATTTTTGGAGCTTTTGTAAATAGAAATGCAGGAATTTTGTTGCCCGATTTGTATCTTGTTTTAGCAGAAACTGAAGCCAGAGTTGGTAATAAAGATAAGGCAATGGAGTATATAAATTACCTTAGAGATTTTAGAATTAAAAATAATGTACCATTAACAGCGTCTACAAATGAAGAAGCCTTAATAAAAGTTTTTGAAGAAAGAAGAAGAGAACTTTGTTTTGTTTCTGATTTTAGATTTCAAGATTTGAAGAGACTTAATAAAGAAGGTGCTTTCGCTAAAACAGTAACTCATACTTTTGGAGGTGTAGAGTACACATTACCTCCAAACGATCCAAGGTATATTTTACCAATTTCCAACGATGTTATTCAGTTTAATCCAGATTTACCCGTATACGATAGATAA
- a CDS encoding site-specific integrase, which produces MSVKLRERKLAKGAIKYYLDIIYNGERTYEFLDVKIYPTDSKSVKAEKKNIANLIRSNRELDIITEDTNYIPKHLKNINFHEFAESFIEDYKKKDLRMINATYKKFKEFVENDKLKLSEVGPFIMNGFKDYLNEEAGLKGESPHNYFTRFKKILKDAELKGLIKKNPTDGIRFKRSGTSDELKKQVLTSEELQILAKAKCGNEELKKAFFFACYTGLGYAEIKKLKWKNIKKDRLETRREKTNKKIELKLKESIISILGEPKKKEDFVFDFTLKNGKTISDNGVNKCLKNWVARAKIDKHITFYCARHTMATQLLSYGANLKTVADALGHSDTRNTIKYLNYIDSLKDDAVDNLPDIDF; this is translated from the coding sequence ATGAGTGTAAAACTAAGAGAAAGGAAATTAGCAAAAGGAGCTATCAAGTATTATTTAGATATTATTTACAATGGAGAAAGAACTTATGAGTTTCTTGATGTGAAAATATACCCTACGGATAGCAAAAGTGTAAAGGCGGAAAAAAAAAATATCGCAAATTTAATTCGTTCAAATAGGGAATTAGATATTATAACTGAGGACACCAATTATATTCCAAAACATTTAAAAAACATTAATTTTCACGAGTTTGCAGAATCTTTTATTGAAGATTATAAAAAGAAAGATTTGCGAATGATAAATGCTACTTACAAGAAGTTTAAAGAATTTGTAGAGAATGACAAATTAAAATTGTCAGAAGTAGGTCCTTTTATTATGAATGGCTTCAAAGATTACCTAAACGAAGAAGCAGGTTTAAAAGGAGAATCTCCACACAATTATTTTACTCGTTTTAAAAAAATATTAAAGGATGCAGAATTGAAAGGTTTGATAAAAAAGAATCCAACAGATGGTATTCGTTTTAAAAGAAGTGGTACTTCTGATGAATTAAAAAAACAAGTTTTAACTTCTGAGGAATTGCAAATATTAGCAAAAGCAAAATGTGGTAATGAGGAATTAAAGAAGGCTTTCTTTTTTGCTTGTTATACTGGTTTGGGCTATGCAGAAATTAAAAAGCTAAAATGGAAAAATATTAAAAAAGACAGATTAGAAACCAGAAGAGAAAAAACAAATAAAAAGATAGAATTAAAACTTAAAGAAAGTATTATTAGTATTTTAGGTGAGCCTAAAAAGAAAGAAGATTTCGTCTTTGATTTCACATTAAAAAACGGCAAAACTATTTCTGATAATGGCGTTAATAAATGTTTAAAAAATTGGGTTGCACGAGCTAAAATTGATAAACACATTACTTTTTATTGTGCTAGACATACGATGGCTACCCAATTATTAAGTTATGGTGCTAATTTAAAAACAGTGGCGGATGCTTTAGGACATTCTGATACTCGTAATACAATTAAGTATTTAAATTATATAGATAGCTTAAAAGATGATGCGGTAGATAATTTACCTGATATTGATTTTTAA
- a CDS encoding DUF3987 domain-containing protein yields the protein MFNSELEIQENLNKLTKTNKDILRDNLEVIISKLPLSLSSLIENGFKYKRIPKEYLLSSVLFAFSAATGRTFYIDTLGYKNYANLYFVIIGSRGDVKSEAIKTATAPIKKTDDKDYESYLYENKDLGKEDKVIKRRQTLIQNATIEAAQKIHFENPNSIGLCLDEIYGLVQKMANSNSRDGVEWRNFFLEGYTNDYIDVSRKTTVSFRIPESYPTLIGGLQYQFVKELFANGNLESGFIDRLLFTTKLTENKKLRKEGIPYDCIERYSQSIKNLLDYKKQSENPEELRKQFKISFTKEAELRLFNYVQKLIEDKDVAKPMIKEYLSKMQISIHKFCLLSFMMLNASESTFNSELTVESVELAIALNDFYFLNFQVIIEDAIKDVQKKISIEDVVAMGKKNGASQKAVTEVAGVHKSTISRLWKNV from the coding sequence ATGTTTAATTCAGAGTTAGAGATTCAAGAGAATTTAAACAAGCTGACAAAAACAAACAAAGATATTCTTAGAGATAATCTAGAGGTAATAATTTCAAAATTACCTCTAAGTTTATCTTCTTTAATAGAAAACGGATTTAAGTATAAAAGAATACCAAAAGAGTATTTATTAAGTTCTGTTTTGTTTGCATTTTCAGCCGCTACAGGAAGAACGTTTTATATTGACACTTTAGGATATAAGAACTATGCAAACCTTTATTTTGTAATAATAGGAAGTCGAGGTGATGTAAAAAGTGAAGCAATTAAAACTGCTACTGCTCCAATTAAAAAGACAGATGATAAAGATTATGAATCGTATTTATATGAGAATAAAGATCTTGGTAAAGAAGATAAAGTAATTAAAAGAAGGCAAACATTAATTCAAAATGCTACTATAGAAGCAGCACAGAAAATCCATTTTGAGAACCCTAATTCTATTGGTTTATGCTTAGATGAAATTTATGGTTTGGTGCAAAAAATGGCTAACTCAAATAGTAGAGATGGTGTAGAATGGCGAAATTTCTTTTTAGAAGGGTATACAAACGATTATATTGATGTATCTCGAAAAACAACGGTAAGTTTTAGAATTCCTGAAAGTTATCCTACTCTTATTGGTGGGTTACAGTATCAATTTGTTAAAGAGTTATTTGCAAACGGAAATTTAGAGAGTGGTTTTATAGATAGACTTCTATTTACTACTAAGTTGACTGAAAACAAAAAACTTAGAAAGGAAGGAATTCCGTATGATTGTATAGAGCGATATAGTCAGTCTATTAAAAATTTATTGGACTATAAAAAGCAAAGTGAAAACCCAGAAGAATTAAGAAAACAATTTAAAATTTCATTTACAAAAGAAGCTGAATTGAGGTTGTTTAATTACGTACAAAAGCTTATTGAAGATAAAGATGTTGCTAAACCAATGATCAAAGAGTATTTGTCAAAAATGCAAATTTCTATTCATAAGTTTTGTTTGTTGTCTTTTATGATGTTAAATGCTTCTGAGAGTACTTTTAATTCAGAACTAACAGTAGAATCAGTAGAGTTGGCGATTGCTTTAAATGACTTTTATTTTTTAAATTTTCAAGTTATTATTGAAGATGCTATCAAAGACGTACAAAAGAAAATTTCTATTGAGGATGTTGTTGCTATGGGGAAAAAGAACGGGGCTAGTCAAAAAGCAGTTACTGAAGTTGCTGGGGTTCATAAAAGTACTATTTCAAGATTATGGAAGAATGTCTAA
- a CDS encoding trypsin-like peptidase domain-containing protein, whose translation MKHRTNIFVIIKTSILFIFLFLSQINLNAQKKNEKLDELESQIQKTYKKVLKSTVSINNNATGVLVSEDGYILTAAHVVLGVRKEQSSITMSDGSTYNAIHLGKDVKGDYALMKIVEKGTWEYLGLGSSSDLGNDEACLMFGHSKGYRSDRPALMRIGFYKGTKALGYLKTSCIMMPGDSGGPLVDLNGKVIGVCSHIDRSIEKNFYAPIDPVKENWTKLINGETFNERAPKDPQFPKDNETISASKISSPFSLNGGKTAVINSISKSAKNLHKSVVKIKSLVDNTEIETYGTIINSEGYIVAKASELSKENLSCEQYNGVISAATVVGIDTSNDLAVIKISSKNLIAINIPKKVDTSVGKLIGSASFKKDIKYSGVISASVRQVLPAIASQGFLGASVTFSNKILVLYDNGAAKLAGLKRGDIIIKLDGTKIESSSDRISFLATTQVNQKVKVTFLREGEEKEVEVTLLKENEKRIRNRHIGYDLDTSDRKYDFTQVFTHDMPIEIYETGTPVVDVNGDVIGINIAKENRTSSFAIPLNVVLKTVKDIK comes from the coding sequence ATGAAGCATAGAACAAATATTTTTGTCATTATAAAAACTAGTATTCTTTTCATTTTTCTTTTTTTAAGTCAAATAAATCTAAATGCACAGAAAAAGAATGAAAAACTAGATGAATTAGAGAGTCAAATTCAGAAAACATATAAAAAAGTATTAAAAAGCACAGTTTCTATAAATAATAATGCAACAGGTGTTTTAGTTTCTGAGGATGGATATATCTTAACAGCAGCACACGTTGTTTTAGGTGTAAGAAAAGAACAGAGTAGTATTACTATGAGTGATGGCTCTACATATAATGCGATCCATTTAGGTAAAGATGTAAAGGGAGATTATGCACTTATGAAAATAGTAGAGAAAGGAACGTGGGAATATTTAGGGTTAGGGTCATCTTCAGATTTAGGAAATGATGAAGCATGTTTAATGTTTGGACATTCTAAGGGATATAGATCCGATAGACCAGCTTTAATGCGAATAGGTTTTTATAAAGGAACGAAAGCATTGGGATACCTAAAAACAAGTTGTATTATGATGCCTGGCGATTCAGGTGGGCCTTTGGTAGATTTAAATGGTAAAGTAATAGGTGTTTGTAGTCATATTGATCGCTCAATAGAAAAAAATTTTTATGCCCCTATTGATCCTGTAAAAGAAAATTGGACAAAGTTAATTAACGGAGAAACGTTTAATGAAAGAGCGCCTAAAGACCCTCAATTCCCTAAAGATAATGAAACGATCTCTGCGTCTAAGATAAGTAGCCCATTTTCTTTAAATGGAGGTAAAACAGCTGTAATTAATAGTATTTCCAAATCAGCAAAAAACCTACATAAATCAGTTGTAAAGATAAAAAGTCTTGTAGATAACACCGAGATAGAAACGTACGGAACTATTATAAATTCCGAAGGTTATATCGTAGCGAAAGCATCTGAGTTAAGTAAAGAAAATTTAAGCTGTGAGCAGTATAATGGTGTAATTAGTGCAGCAACCGTGGTTGGTATAGATACTTCTAATGATCTGGCAGTGATTAAAATATCTTCAAAAAATTTAATAGCTATTAATATTCCTAAAAAAGTAGATACTAGTGTGGGGAAATTAATAGGGTCAGCAAGTTTTAAGAAAGATATCAAGTATTCAGGAGTTATTAGTGCCTCAGTAAGACAGGTGTTACCAGCGATTGCTTCTCAAGGGTTTTTGGGAGCGTCAGTAACATTTTCAAATAAAATTTTAGTGCTTTATGATAATGGAGCAGCAAAGTTAGCAGGGTTAAAAAGAGGGGATATCATTATTAAATTGGATGGCACAAAGATAGAAAGTAGTAGCGATCGTATTTCATTTTTAGCAACAACTCAAGTAAATCAAAAAGTAAAGGTAACTTTTTTAAGAGAAGGAGAAGAAAAGGAAGTCGAAGTTACTTTGTTAAAGGAGAACGAAAAAAGAATACGAAATAGACATATTGGTTATGATCTTGATACAAGCGATCGAAAGTATGATTTTACTCAAGTATTTACTCACGATATGCCTATAGAGATTTATGAAACAGGAACACCTGTAGTAGATGTAAATGGAGATGTTATCGGGATAAATATAGCTAAAGAAAATAGAACGAGTTCTTTTGCAATTCCTTTAAATGTTGTTTTAAAAACAGTAAAAGATATAAAATAA
- a CDS encoding protein-disulfide reductase DsbD codes for MKHRLLFFTCLLTWCFNAQVLDPIKWTTSVEKISDTEYNLIATSNIDVGWHLYSQTVPEGGPIATTFTYDNSEETFTLNDNTVEEEGHTIQDPVFEMEIKFFERQAKFIQNVTVSKETATISGFVEFMVCDDTRCLPPTEVDLEFQLSEESGIETKTKSDITLTTTVDKITNTTDDSSSNKGLWSIFFIAFLSGFAALLTPCVFPMIPMTVSFFTKQSKNKASGIKNAIIYGICIIVIYLLLGVAVTGIFGADALNALATNVWFNIIFFILLVVFAMSFLGAFEIMLPNSWANKVDSQADRGGLVGIFFMALALAIVSFSCTGPIVGTLLVEAASKGGLAPIIGMFGFSLAIALPFALFAAFPGWLNSLPKSGGWLNTVKVVLGFLELALAFKFLSQADLVLQLHILEREVFIAIWIAIFGTLAFYLFGKIKLPHDSPLSHISVGRLSLGLIVLTFTIYMIPGLWGAPLNIISAFPPPQDYSESPYGVGFSKLGSGGKASAHGELPEGAHLLAPHDIMAFNDYDTGLAYAKKVGKPVMLDFTGWACVNCRKMEQNIWPDPSVLNILKEDVVLISLYVDDKRKLEDDEIVDSQLKPGKKLKYIGQKWSEMQTIKYKSNSQPFYVIIDHNEEKLVDPVGYVPDVEDYHTWLEEGINNF; via the coding sequence ATGAAACATAGATTACTTTTTTTTACATGTCTTTTAACTTGGTGTTTTAATGCACAAGTTCTAGATCCCATAAAATGGACAACGTCAGTAGAGAAAATATCAGATACTGAATACAATCTAATTGCTACTTCAAATATAGATGTCGGTTGGCATTTATATTCACAAACAGTACCAGAAGGCGGTCCAATTGCGACAACCTTTACCTACGATAATTCAGAAGAGACTTTCACTTTAAACGACAATACAGTTGAGGAAGAAGGTCATACCATTCAGGATCCTGTGTTTGAAATGGAGATTAAGTTTTTTGAAAGACAAGCGAAATTTATTCAAAATGTAACCGTTTCAAAAGAAACAGCAACAATCTCTGGATTTGTGGAATTTATGGTGTGCGACGATACCCGTTGTTTACCTCCAACAGAAGTTGATTTAGAATTTCAGTTGAGTGAAGAATCAGGCATAGAGACCAAAACTAAAAGCGATATAACTCTAACAACAACTGTCGATAAAATTACTAATACCACAGATGATTCATCATCTAACAAAGGACTTTGGTCTATCTTTTTTATTGCGTTTTTATCTGGATTTGCAGCCTTATTAACACCTTGTGTTTTTCCAATGATTCCCATGACGGTTAGTTTCTTCACTAAACAAAGTAAAAACAAAGCTTCAGGAATTAAAAATGCTATTATTTATGGTATTTGCATTATCGTTATTTATTTACTGTTAGGTGTTGCCGTAACAGGAATATTTGGAGCCGATGCACTTAACGCACTGGCGACCAATGTATGGTTTAATATCATTTTCTTTATTCTTTTAGTTGTTTTTGCAATGTCTTTTTTAGGAGCTTTTGAAATTATGCTACCAAATTCATGGGCTAATAAAGTAGATTCACAAGCAGATCGCGGTGGATTAGTTGGGATATTCTTTATGGCATTAGCTTTGGCTATTGTCTCTTTCTCATGTACAGGTCCTATAGTTGGAACTTTATTAGTAGAAGCGGCATCTAAAGGAGGCTTAGCGCCAATAATTGGAATGTTCGGGTTTTCATTAGCTATTGCTTTACCATTTGCGTTGTTTGCAGCCTTCCCTGGATGGTTAAATTCCTTACCAAAATCTGGAGGATGGTTAAACACTGTAAAAGTAGTTTTAGGATTTTTAGAATTGGCTTTAGCATTTAAATTTTTAAGTCAAGCCGATTTAGTATTACAACTTCACATTTTAGAAAGAGAAGTGTTTATCGCGATTTGGATTGCCATTTTTGGAACTTTAGCTTTCTATTTATTTGGTAAAATTAAATTACCTCACGATTCGCCTTTGTCGCATATTTCAGTAGGGCGATTAAGCTTAGGACTTATTGTTTTAACTTTTACCATTTACATGATTCCAGGACTTTGGGGTGCGCCATTAAATATTATTAGTGCCTTCCCTCCACCACAAGATTATAGCGAATCGCCTTATGGTGTTGGTTTTTCTAAATTAGGATCAGGAGGCAAAGCATCGGCTCACGGCGAATTGCCTGAAGGCGCACACTTGTTAGCACCACATGATATTATGGCGTTCAATGATTACGACACCGGATTAGCTTATGCTAAAAAGGTTGGTAAACCCGTTATGTTAGATTTTACAGGTTGGGCTTGTGTGAATTGTAGAAAAATGGAACAAAACATTTGGCCAGATCCGAGTGTGTTAAACATCTTAAAAGAAGATGTGGTTTTAATTTCTTTATATGTTGATGATAAACGAAAACTTGAAGATGATGAGATTGTAGATTCTCAACTGAAACCAGGAAAAAAGTTAAAGTACATCGGCCAAAAGTGGAGCGAAATGCAAACCATAAAGTACAAGTCTAACTCGCAACCTTTTTATGTAATTATTGACCATAACGAAGAGAAATTAGTAGACCCTGTGGGTTATGTTCCAGATGTAGAAGATTATCATACATGGTTAGAAGAAGGGATTAATAATTTTTAA
- a CDS encoding helix-turn-helix domain-containing protein, with product MKSIKTILSEILENLKQNKQIFTFQEGCNYCGISESTMYKHTAANRVPFYRPEGKLIFFKREDLDAFMLRNRQSTQEELEEKAAVYSLNRKKF from the coding sequence ATGAAATCAATAAAAACGATTTTAAGTGAGATTTTAGAAAATCTTAAACAAAACAAACAAATTTTTACCTTCCAAGAAGGTTGTAACTATTGTGGAATTTCCGAAAGCACTATGTATAAACATACTGCTGCTAATAGAGTCCCATTTTACAGGCCAGAAGGCAAACTTATCTTTTTTAAAAGAGAGGACTTAGATGCGTTTATGTTACGTAATCGTCAATCTACTCAAGAAGAGTTAGAGGAAAAAGCAGCAGTTTATAGTCTTAATCGTAAAAAATTTTAA